A genomic segment from Curtobacterium sp. MCSS17_007 encodes:
- a CDS encoding HNH endonuclease signature motif containing protein — protein MSVNAPLQLTPEQVTWLKGLKMSKRAAVVRDHILEHGAITTDELAKLGYNHPPRAARDLKDAGAGVRSVMVNVGGKRMASYTFDGKANEDGAGRVVLPKAFTDRVKESTGFKCEVCQGKFAGRVLQADHRVPFAIAGDQPEMLLEDFMPLCAPDNRAKSWSCEHCPNWTIRDASACERCFWAHPDDYTHVELRAERRLNLVFQETEVQTYDDVRERASAEGKSVQQVAKEALAQD, from the coding sequence GTGTCAGTTAACGCGCCGCTTCAACTTACCCCCGAACAGGTCACATGGCTTAAGGGCCTCAAGATGTCGAAGCGGGCGGCGGTAGTCCGCGACCACATCCTCGAACACGGCGCCATCACTACTGACGAGCTGGCGAAGCTCGGGTACAACCACCCGCCGCGTGCGGCGCGCGACTTGAAGGACGCCGGAGCGGGCGTCCGTTCGGTCATGGTGAACGTCGGCGGCAAGCGGATGGCCAGCTACACCTTCGACGGCAAAGCCAACGAGGACGGCGCGGGACGCGTGGTGCTTCCGAAGGCGTTCACGGACCGCGTGAAAGAGAGCACCGGCTTCAAGTGCGAAGTGTGCCAGGGCAAGTTCGCGGGAAGGGTGCTGCAGGCCGACCACCGCGTACCGTTTGCGATCGCGGGGGACCAGCCCGAGATGCTGCTCGAGGACTTCATGCCGCTGTGCGCACCGGACAACCGCGCGAAGTCCTGGTCGTGCGAGCACTGCCCCAACTGGACGATCCGTGACGCATCAGCTTGCGAGCGTTGCTTCTGGGCGCACCCCGACGACTACACGCATGTTGAGCTGCGGGCGGAGCGGCGGTTGAACCTGGTCTTCCAGGAGACCGAGGTGCAGACGTACGACGACGTAAGGGAGCGCGCCTCTGCTGAAGGTAAGTCTGTCCAGCAGGTGGCAAAAGAAGCGCTCGCCCAGGACTGA
- a CDS encoding DNA adenine methylase gives MTSLTAARREPWKTDGPRSVPQAFPYQGSKRALSAQILSLFPDGGPTRLIEPFAGSAAISVAARRYGLAGDVSLSDVNGPLMGLWQRIIDDPEGLVDDYSRMWTEQQEDARAYFLQVRDDFNRSQDPTLLLYLLCRVVKAAVRYTKNGAFNQSADHRRLGAKPSNIKQRVFEASRLMQGTELHSESYEPFLVDAPRDALVYMDPPYQGTTDVPDSRYLMGLRREPFVETLQRAVDNQVSFIVSYDVVRDDNKYGLKLPDELGLTHRHVVVGVSSQATLSGRSEMSIESLYISPALVQRLGGEDNIDARIDVEPADQASLF, from the coding sequence ATGACCTCGCTGACCGCCGCCCGCCGAGAGCCTTGGAAGACTGACGGACCGCGCAGCGTGCCGCAAGCCTTCCCCTACCAGGGCTCGAAGCGCGCTCTCAGCGCTCAGATCCTCTCGCTCTTCCCCGATGGCGGCCCCACCCGGCTGATCGAGCCCTTCGCGGGTTCCGCTGCCATCTCGGTGGCCGCGCGCCGTTACGGGTTGGCGGGCGACGTCAGTCTGTCAGACGTCAACGGGCCGCTGATGGGCCTTTGGCAGCGCATCATTGACGACCCGGAAGGGCTCGTGGACGACTACTCAAGGATGTGGACCGAACAACAAGAGGATGCGCGCGCTTACTTCTTGCAGGTACGTGACGACTTCAATCGGTCGCAGGACCCGACGTTGCTGCTCTACCTGCTCTGCCGGGTCGTCAAGGCGGCCGTTCGATACACCAAGAACGGCGCCTTCAACCAGAGCGCCGACCACCGCCGGCTCGGGGCCAAGCCGTCGAACATCAAGCAGCGAGTGTTCGAAGCGTCACGGCTCATGCAAGGGACCGAGCTTCACAGCGAGAGCTATGAACCGTTCCTCGTCGACGCGCCGCGTGACGCCCTGGTCTACATGGATCCTCCGTACCAGGGAACGACGGACGTGCCGGACAGCCGCTACTTGATGGGACTTCGCCGCGAACCGTTCGTCGAAACGCTCCAACGGGCGGTGGACAACCAGGTGAGCTTCATCGTGTCCTACGACGTGGTGCGCGACGACAACAAGTACGGTCTCAAGCTTCCGGACGAACTCGGACTGACGCATCGCCACGTAGTCGTGGGGGTTTCGTCACAGGCCACGTTGAGCGGTCGCAGCGAGATGTCGATCGAGTCCCTCTACATCAGCCCTGCGCTGGTGCAGCGTCTTGGTGGCGAGGACAACATCGACGCGCGGATTGACGTAGAGCCGGCGGATCAAGCTTCGCTCTTCTGA